From the genome of Streptomyces sp. NBC_01116, one region includes:
- a CDS encoding FadR/GntR family transcriptional regulator yields the protein MPVEWQPVRQSRTHELVLRSIEERVFAGELRAGDRLPPERELAPVLGVSRSALREALRVLETIGVLVAQPGRGPDAGARIVRNPDDALGRLLRLHFALGSYSLQDVLEARVVLERSSFEAAACHAPAEDLDEAAELVAGMAEPGIGVSGFNDLDTRFHVLIARSSGNALTSTLTSAVRESVRPLILRALEAAEDWPATARALNAEHGALLALVGEERGGEAADLVERHIRGLHGTLVEGPGAV from the coding sequence ATGCCCGTCGAATGGCAGCCCGTGCGACAGTCCCGCACCCATGAGCTCGTGCTCCGCAGCATCGAGGAACGGGTCTTCGCCGGAGAGCTCCGCGCCGGTGACCGGCTGCCGCCCGAACGCGAACTGGCTCCGGTGCTCGGCGTCAGCCGCTCCGCCCTGCGCGAGGCGCTCCGGGTGCTGGAGACCATCGGCGTCCTGGTGGCCCAGCCCGGCCGGGGACCCGACGCCGGGGCCCGCATCGTGCGCAACCCGGACGACGCCCTGGGCCGGCTGCTCCGTCTCCACTTCGCCCTCGGCAGCTACAGCCTCCAGGACGTCCTGGAGGCCCGAGTGGTCCTGGAGCGGTCCAGCTTCGAGGCCGCCGCCTGCCACGCACCGGCCGAGGACCTCGACGAGGCGGCGGAGCTGGTGGCGGGCATGGCGGAGCCGGGCATCGGGGTGAGCGGCTTCAACGACCTCGACACCCGCTTCCACGTGCTCATCGCCCGCAGTTCCGGCAACGCCCTGACCTCCACGCTCACCTCCGCCGTACGCGAGTCCGTGCGGCCGCTCATCCTGCGCGCCCTGGAAGCCGCCGAGGACTGGCCGGCCACCGCTCGCGCTCTCAACGCCGAGCACGGAGCCCTCCTCGCTCTGGTGGGGGAGGAGCGGGGCGGAGAAGCCGCGGACCTGGTGGAGCGGCACATCCGGGGACTGCACGGGACTCTCGTGGAGGGCCCCGGCGCCGTCTAG
- a CDS encoding DUF2264 domain-containing protein: protein MTVSLGAPFDLPPEDRASSPYTGYTRAHWEAAADGMLEAAWKWATPGGARLDLPGPPSHSGVRSDGLEGYARTFLAAGFRVAGAGGKDPNGLLERYAEGLDAGTRTPGGDDAESWPLILDHDVQGQPMVESASVALGLRLTRPWLWDRLTPDVRDRAEHWLRGALRHVPSGNNWYLFPYTVAGFLESVGRGDAETARARERALELLERWYRGDGWYADGDGRAFDHYNGWALHLYPLLDAHLSGDARESARHGARLREHLESLSLMFGGDGAPLYFGRSLTYRFAASAGVGLGAVTGHTPLAPGASRRVVSGALRYFLERGAVDGSGLLGLGWHGPHAATLQTYSGPASPYWASKAFVSLLAPAEHPLWSSPEEAAPSEGPDRVLSVPAAGFLVQSTRADGVVRLHNHGSDHVRPDEGESAADEDPHYARLAYSTVTGPTSAANTADNHLSVTVGGARSARRRIHPLGSGHGDGWGWAASWHLPVFPAGPSTVPGLRVESVIVARGCHELRVHRVVGAPDGARAELTGWATGPGGTVRSRLRGLYGWEGAEDVRAPQGTAFTPWATVPRLAAEVTGTVVLVAVASLTADPEAAPEPAEAVGGVVVSGSTVEVRWAQDGARTRITFGGAAVTVDHGPPGTAA from the coding sequence ATGACCGTCTCGCTTGGTGCCCCCTTCGACCTGCCCCCGGAAGACCGCGCGTCGAGCCCGTACACCGGATACACCCGCGCCCACTGGGAGGCGGCAGCCGACGGAATGCTGGAGGCCGCGTGGAAGTGGGCCACGCCGGGTGGCGCCCGGCTCGACCTGCCCGGTCCCCCGTCGCACTCGGGCGTCCGCTCCGATGGGCTGGAGGGGTACGCGCGCACGTTCCTGGCGGCCGGTTTCCGGGTGGCGGGGGCGGGCGGCAAGGACCCGAACGGCCTGCTGGAACGGTACGCGGAGGGGCTCGACGCCGGTACGCGGACACCGGGCGGGGACGACGCGGAGTCCTGGCCGCTGATCCTGGACCACGACGTGCAGGGGCAGCCCATGGTGGAGTCCGCCTCGGTGGCCCTCGGTCTGCGGCTCACCCGGCCCTGGCTCTGGGACCGGCTGACGCCCGACGTACGGGACCGGGCGGAGCACTGGCTGCGGGGCGCGCTACGGCACGTCCCGTCGGGCAACAACTGGTACCTCTTCCCCTACACCGTCGCCGGGTTCCTGGAGTCGGTGGGCCGGGGCGACGCGGAGACGGCACGGGCCCGGGAGCGGGCGCTGGAGCTGCTGGAGCGCTGGTACCGGGGTGACGGCTGGTACGCCGACGGGGACGGGCGCGCCTTCGACCACTACAACGGCTGGGCGCTGCACCTGTATCCGCTGCTCGACGCCCATCTGTCGGGCGACGCGCGGGAGTCGGCGCGGCACGGGGCGCGGTTGCGCGAACATCTGGAGAGCCTCTCGCTGATGTTCGGCGGTGACGGGGCGCCGCTGTACTTCGGGCGCTCGCTGACCTATCGCTTCGCCGCGAGCGCGGGTGTGGGTCTGGGCGCGGTGACCGGGCACACGCCGCTCGCCCCGGGAGCGTCCCGGCGGGTGGTCAGCGGGGCGCTGCGGTACTTCCTGGAGCGGGGCGCGGTCGACGGGAGCGGTCTGTTGGGCCTCGGCTGGCACGGCCCGCACGCGGCGACGCTGCAGACCTACTCCGGTCCCGCGTCTCCTTATTGGGCGTCGAAGGCGTTCGTGTCGCTGTTGGCTCCCGCCGAGCATCCTTTGTGGTCGTCGCCGGAGGAGGCCGCCCCGAGCGAGGGTCCCGACCGGGTGCTGTCCGTGCCGGCCGCGGGCTTCCTGGTGCAGTCGACGCGGGCGGACGGTGTGGTGCGGCTGCACAACCACGGCAGCGACCATGTCCGCCCGGACGAGGGTGAGTCCGCCGCCGACGAGGACCCGCACTACGCGCGGCTCGCGTACTCCACCGTGACCGGGCCGACCTCGGCGGCGAACACCGCGGACAACCATCTGTCGGTGACGGTCGGCGGGGCGCGCAGCGCACGGCGGCGCATCCATCCGCTCGGGTCGGGGCATGGCGACGGCTGGGGCTGGGCGGCCTCCTGGCACCTGCCGGTGTTTCCGGCGGGCCCGTCCACCGTCCCCGGGCTGCGGGTGGAGAGCGTGATCGTGGCGCGGGGCTGCCATGAGCTGCGGGTGCACCGGGTGGTGGGCGCGCCGGACGGGGCGCGGGCCGAGCTGACGGGCTGGGCGACCGGCCCCGGTGGCACGGTTCGCTCGCGGTTGCGGGGGCTGTACGGCTGGGAAGGCGCCGAGGACGTACGGGCCCCGCAGGGAACGGCGTTCACTCCTTGGGCGACCGTGCCCCGGCTCGCCGCCGAGGTGACCGGCACGGTGGTCCTGGTCGCCGTGGCCTCCCTCACCGCCGATCCGGAAGCCGCCCCGGAGCCCGCCGAGGCCGTGGGCGGGGTGGTGGTGTCCGGCTCCACGGTCGAGGTCCGCTGGGCGCAGGACGGGGCGCGGACGCGGATCACCTTCGGCGGTGCGGCGGTGACGGTGGATCACGGGCCGCCGGGCACCGCCGCCTGA
- a CDS encoding lactate utilization protein B has protein sequence MSTFLGMPAPPPRSPYGTGNLRGDRAFPRAAHDGLGNGQLRRNLGRATGTIRAKRLDVTGELPDWEALREAGSAIKTDAMNRLPELLEQLEREVTERGGTVHWARDADEANEIVARLVRATGSDEVIKVKSMATQETGLNEHLESVGITPYETDLAELIVQLAHDRPSHILVPAIHRNRDEIRQIFLDRIPGVDPGLDNVPAHLAAAARRYLREKFLTAKVAVSGANFGVAETGTLAVVESEGNGRMCLTLPETLITVMGIEKVIPRYQDLEVFLQLLPRSSTGERMNPYTSLWTGVTPGDGPRDFHLVLLDNGRTAALADAIGRAALNCIRCSACLNVCPVYERTGGHAYGSTYPGPIGAVLTPQLAGMHAAKDDPNNSLPYASSLCGACFDACPVKIDIPSLLVELRHQHTERTGVTPERLAMRAAAAVMRRPALYTAAQKASGLGRVIAGRDGTISRLPPPLSGWSDSRDTAAPPRETFRSWFASEEGTAALRAAAAEHDAATRGGHGTTAPGGDHDEEDAT, from the coding sequence ATGAGCACGTTCCTCGGCATGCCCGCCCCGCCGCCCCGCTCCCCGTACGGCACCGGCAACCTCCGCGGCGACCGGGCCTTCCCCCGCGCCGCCCACGACGGACTGGGCAACGGCCAACTCCGCCGCAACCTCGGCCGTGCCACCGGCACCATCCGTGCCAAACGCCTGGACGTCACCGGCGAACTGCCCGACTGGGAGGCCCTGCGGGAGGCCGGCTCCGCCATCAAGACCGACGCCATGAACCGGCTGCCCGAACTCCTCGAACAACTGGAGCGCGAGGTCACCGAGCGCGGCGGCACCGTGCACTGGGCGCGCGACGCCGACGAGGCCAACGAGATCGTCGCCCGGCTCGTGCGGGCCACGGGCAGCGACGAGGTCATCAAGGTCAAGTCGATGGCCACCCAGGAGACCGGGCTCAACGAGCACCTGGAGTCCGTCGGCATCACCCCGTACGAGACCGACCTCGCCGAGCTCATCGTGCAGCTCGCCCACGACAGGCCCTCACACATCCTGGTGCCCGCGATCCACCGCAACCGGGACGAGATCCGGCAGATCTTCCTCGACCGGATCCCCGGCGTCGACCCCGGCCTGGACAACGTCCCCGCCCACCTCGCCGCCGCAGCCCGCCGCTACCTCCGCGAGAAGTTCCTCACGGCGAAGGTCGCCGTCTCCGGCGCCAACTTCGGTGTCGCCGAGACCGGCACGCTCGCCGTCGTCGAGTCGGAGGGCAACGGACGCATGTGTCTGACCCTGCCCGAGACGCTCATCACCGTGATGGGCATCGAGAAGGTGATCCCGCGCTACCAGGACCTGGAGGTCTTCCTCCAGCTCCTGCCCCGCTCCTCCACAGGGGAGCGGATGAACCCCTACACCTCGCTGTGGACCGGAGTGACGCCCGGCGACGGTCCGCGCGACTTCCACCTGGTCCTCCTCGACAACGGCCGCACCGCCGCCCTCGCCGACGCCATCGGACGCGCGGCCCTCAACTGCATCCGCTGCTCCGCCTGCCTCAACGTCTGCCCGGTCTACGAGCGGACCGGCGGCCACGCCTACGGTTCGACCTACCCCGGGCCCATCGGCGCCGTCCTCACGCCGCAACTGGCCGGAATGCACGCGGCGAAGGACGACCCGAACAACTCCCTGCCGTATGCCTCCAGCCTCTGCGGGGCCTGCTTCGACGCCTGCCCCGTGAAGATCGACATTCCCTCGCTGCTGGTGGAGCTGCGCCACCAGCACACGGAACGGACCGGCGTCACACCGGAGAGACTGGCGATGAGGGCGGCCGCCGCCGTGATGCGCCGCCCGGCCCTGTACACCGCCGCGCAGAAGGCGTCCGGGCTCGGCCGCGTCATCGCGGGGCGCGACGGGACGATCTCCCGGCTGCCCCCGCCCCTCAGCGGCTGGAGCGACAGCCGCGACACCGCGGCCCCGCCCCGGGAGACCTTCCGCTCCTGGTTCGCCTCCGAGGAGGGCACGGCCGCCCTGCGGGCCGCCGCGGCCGAACACGACGCCGCGACCCGCGGCGGACACGGCACCACAGCCCCCGGCGGCGACCACGACGAGGAGGACGCGACATGA
- a CDS encoding DUF309 domain-containing protein, which produces MNETRRDRDAEGRARNARPRDGLGRPLPYGTPGVERQPEGVVRTPAETLREAQRLLDAGMPFHAHEVFEDAWKSGPEDERELWRGLAQLAVGLTHSARGNTAGGARLLRRGAGALAPFAGSGPHGIAVAGLVGWARELADRVEAGPTVDAAAEAPLLRG; this is translated from the coding sequence GTGAACGAGACGCGCAGAGACCGTGATGCCGAGGGCCGGGCGCGCAACGCGCGCCCCCGTGACGGACTGGGACGCCCCCTGCCGTACGGGACACCGGGCGTCGAACGACAGCCGGAGGGGGTCGTCCGTACTCCCGCGGAGACGCTTCGGGAGGCGCAGCGGCTGCTGGACGCGGGGATGCCGTTCCACGCGCACGAGGTCTTCGAGGACGCCTGGAAGTCGGGTCCGGAGGACGAACGGGAGCTCTGGCGGGGGCTGGCCCAGCTCGCGGTGGGGCTGACCCATTCCGCTCGGGGCAACACCGCGGGCGGGGCGCGGCTGCTGCGCCGGGGCGCTGGGGCGCTCGCTCCGTTCGCCGGGTCCGGGCCGCACGGGATCGCGGTCGCCGGACTGGTCGGCTGGGCGCGGGAGTTGGCGGACCGGGTGGAGGCAGGCCCGACGGTAGACGCGGCTGCGGAGGCACCCCTCCTGCGGGGGTAG
- a CDS encoding AAA family ATPase: MKPSQPLYEREPELAAAAEAVDALCGAQAVGGLLVFSGEAGIGKTALLAEIRKMAAERCTVWSARGGETVTSVPFHVVRQLLQPALDQFPPDETRALFGDWYETTAPALGLAEPSGLQPDPQGVRDGLDFVVGRLASRLSHRPLLLIVDDAHWADGESLAWLASFTARLGELPVLVVQAHRPQELAERDANYIADREAERSSGSKGTMTRVALRALTPDATAVLVRAGLGDHADDPFCREVWAVTGGNPYEAVELVAKVQDRELPPVEESAGELRELGASARGSGLVARLERLGTNANRFAWAAAVLGTDISQELAATLAGMSSAEAADCTARLRDARIVSGFDPLEFVHPLIATAVYRSIPPATRTAMHGRAAWAITRAGLGAAAASRHLLEVHPDDDQELVAQLREAAGQHLAVGAPEAARRCLERAIEEPPRPKDRAVLLYELGCATLLSSPPTTVQHLRAALDMPGLDDGLRVDATFRLAAALAHNNQLKDAALSLAAEAARTAPGPGLMRLQAAHFMWEGMQATEDDGPARSRRLTRNADHLKGRDNAERALLTLRAFDAMVRGENAQLIVDLCERALIDGSPARGLGWTDSEWGFELPTMVGIAYTFVDQLDRAESLFGEAVRAFEISGWSGAHLAFAHTLLGMVHRRRGRLAEAEGFLREGLRLADRVGSGLPVHWDAACLLIDTLLARGRTEEARRIADRYDFGPPYPSAMVLPDGPSMRGRLLLAEGRKQDAIAELEAAGAALESRERFNGIWAPWAGDLARALAEDDPARAAHLAARNRVHAERFGTPTAMGEALRCVALFAPPERSAQLLAEAVGHLEKSSSAYEHALARVDYGIAIGSHRELARAQKQAMACGAEGLAARAQQARASIRSSE; the protein is encoded by the coding sequence ATGAAGCCGTCCCAACCGTTGTACGAGCGTGAACCGGAACTCGCCGCCGCCGCGGAGGCGGTGGACGCCCTGTGCGGTGCCCAGGCCGTCGGCGGACTCCTGGTATTCAGCGGAGAGGCGGGGATCGGCAAGACCGCACTGCTCGCGGAGATCCGGAAGATGGCCGCCGAGCGCTGCACCGTCTGGTCCGCCCGGGGAGGCGAGACGGTCACCTCCGTACCGTTCCACGTCGTACGGCAGTTGCTCCAGCCCGCACTCGACCAGTTCCCGCCCGACGAGACCCGCGCCCTGTTCGGCGACTGGTACGAGACGACCGCCCCGGCCCTGGGGCTCGCCGAGCCGAGCGGCCTGCAACCCGACCCGCAGGGTGTGCGCGACGGCCTGGACTTCGTCGTCGGCCGGCTCGCGTCCCGGCTCAGCCACCGACCGTTACTGCTCATCGTGGACGACGCGCACTGGGCGGACGGCGAATCCCTGGCCTGGCTGGCCTCGTTCACCGCCCGCCTCGGTGAACTGCCGGTCCTGGTGGTGCAGGCCCACCGCCCGCAGGAGCTGGCCGAGCGCGACGCCAACTACATCGCCGACCGTGAGGCCGAGCGGAGCTCCGGCAGCAAGGGCACGATGACCCGGGTCGCCCTGCGGGCGCTGACCCCGGACGCCACCGCCGTGCTGGTCCGCGCGGGCCTCGGCGATCACGCCGACGACCCGTTCTGCCGCGAGGTGTGGGCCGTCACCGGAGGCAATCCGTACGAGGCGGTCGAGCTGGTCGCCAAGGTCCAGGACCGCGAACTGCCGCCGGTGGAGGAATCCGCGGGCGAACTGCGCGAGCTCGGCGCTTCCGCCAGGGGCAGCGGGCTCGTCGCCCGGCTGGAGCGGCTCGGCACGAACGCCAACCGGTTCGCCTGGGCCGCCGCGGTGCTCGGCACCGACATCTCGCAGGAACTGGCCGCCACCCTCGCCGGCATGAGCTCGGCGGAGGCCGCCGACTGCACGGCCCGGCTGCGCGACGCCCGTATCGTCAGCGGCTTCGACCCGCTGGAGTTCGTCCACCCGCTGATCGCGACGGCGGTCTACCGCTCGATCCCGCCGGCCACCCGCACCGCCATGCACGGGCGCGCCGCCTGGGCGATCACCCGGGCAGGCCTCGGGGCCGCCGCGGCCTCCCGGCACCTGTTGGAGGTCCACCCGGACGACGACCAGGAACTGGTCGCACAACTGCGGGAAGCCGCCGGCCAGCACCTCGCGGTCGGCGCGCCCGAAGCGGCCCGGCGCTGCCTGGAACGGGCGATCGAGGAGCCGCCACGCCCCAAGGACCGGGCCGTCCTGCTGTACGAGCTGGGCTGCGCGACACTGCTGAGCTCCCCTCCCACCACGGTCCAGCACCTCCGCGCCGCCCTGGACATGCCGGGGCTCGACGACGGGCTGCGGGTCGACGCCACCTTCCGGCTCGCCGCCGCCCTCGCCCACAACAACCAGCTCAAGGACGCGGCGCTCTCGCTGGCCGCCGAGGCCGCGCGCACCGCACCCGGCCCCGGGCTGATGCGGCTGCAGGCCGCGCACTTCATGTGGGAGGGCATGCAGGCCACCGAGGACGACGGACCGGCCCGCTCCCGGCGGCTCACCCGCAACGCCGACCACCTCAAGGGCCGCGACAACGCGGAGCGGGCGCTGCTCACGCTGCGGGCCTTCGACGCCATGGTGCGCGGCGAGAACGCCCAGCTCATCGTCGACCTGTGCGAACGCGCCCTGATCGACGGAAGTCCCGCCCGGGGCCTCGGCTGGACCGACTCCGAGTGGGGCTTCGAACTCCCCACCATGGTCGGCATCGCCTACACGTTCGTCGACCAGCTGGACCGCGCCGAGAGCCTCTTCGGCGAGGCGGTCCGGGCCTTCGAGATCTCCGGCTGGAGCGGCGCCCACCTGGCGTTCGCCCACACCCTGCTCGGGATGGTCCACCGCCGTCGCGGCCGCCTCGCCGAGGCCGAGGGATTCCTGCGCGAAGGGCTCCGCCTCGCCGACCGCGTCGGCTCCGGCCTCCCCGTGCACTGGGACGCGGCCTGCCTGCTCATCGACACCCTGCTGGCCCGCGGACGCACCGAGGAGGCCCGCCGCATCGCCGACCGCTACGACTTCGGCCCGCCCTATCCCAGCGCCATGGTGCTGCCCGACGGACCGAGCATGCGGGGCCGCCTGCTGCTGGCGGAGGGCCGCAAGCAGGACGCGATCGCCGAGCTCGAAGCGGCGGGCGCCGCTCTGGAGTCGCGCGAACGCTTCAACGGCATCTGGGCTCCCTGGGCGGGAGACCTGGCGCGCGCCCTGGCCGAGGACGACCCGGCCCGCGCGGCCCACCTCGCAGCCCGGAACCGGGTGCACGCCGAAAGGTTCGGCACACCCACCGCCATGGGCGAGGCGCTGCGCTGCGTCGCCCTCTTCGCGCCCCCGGAGCGGTCCGCGCAGCTGCTGGCCGAAGCGGTGGGACACCTGGAGAAGTCCTCCTCCGCCTACGAGCACGCCCTCGCCCGGGTCGACTACGGCATCGCGATCGGTTCGCACCGCGAGCTCGCCCGCGCCCAGAAGCAGGCGATGGCCTGCGGAGCCGAGGGGCTGGCCGCCCGCGCCCAACAGGCACGGGCGTCGATACGGTCCTCGGAGTGA
- a CDS encoding sulfite exporter TauE/SafE family protein translates to MDTISLWQLAALAAASTLVGFSKTAVSGANTISLAVFAAVLPARESTGVLLPILIVGDLLAVRVYRRHAHWPTLLRLFPAVAVGVVAGTLFLLWADDAAVRTSIGAILLFMTGVTLWRRRVAEKETGTEAGAGTATDDEAVTGTGRTAARGYGVLGGFTTMVANAGGPVMSLYLLSAGFRKLGFLGTSAWFFLILNVSKVPFSVGLGLIDARSLLLDACLLLFVLPGAYLGRVCVDRINQKVFDRIVIGATVIGGLQLLLI, encoded by the coding sequence ATGGACACCATCAGCCTCTGGCAACTGGCCGCACTCGCGGCGGCATCCACTCTCGTCGGCTTCTCCAAGACGGCTGTGAGCGGTGCCAATACGATCAGTCTCGCGGTCTTCGCGGCCGTTCTCCCGGCCCGCGAATCGACCGGAGTGCTGCTCCCGATCCTCATCGTCGGCGACCTCCTCGCCGTACGCGTCTACCGCCGCCACGCCCACTGGCCCACCCTGCTCCGGCTGTTCCCCGCCGTCGCCGTGGGCGTCGTGGCGGGCACCCTGTTCCTGCTGTGGGCCGACGACGCGGCGGTCCGCACCTCCATCGGCGCGATCCTGCTGTTCATGACGGGTGTGACCCTGTGGCGCCGCCGGGTCGCGGAGAAGGAGACCGGGACGGAGGCGGGCGCCGGGACCGCCACGGACGACGAAGCCGTCACCGGCACCGGTCGGACCGCCGCGCGCGGCTACGGGGTACTCGGCGGGTTCACCACGATGGTCGCCAACGCCGGCGGACCGGTGATGTCGCTGTATCTGCTCTCGGCCGGCTTCCGCAAGCTCGGCTTCCTCGGCACCTCGGCCTGGTTCTTCCTGATCCTGAACGTGTCCAAGGTGCCGTTCAGCGTGGGCCTCGGCCTGATCGACGCCCGCTCCCTGCTGCTCGACGCCTGTCTGCTGCTGTTCGTCCTGCCCGGCGCCTACCTGGGGCGGGTGTGCGTCGACCGGATCAACCAGAAGGTCTTCGACCGGATCGTCATCGGCGCGACCGTGATCGGCGGACTGCAACTGCTGTTGATCTGA
- a CDS encoding (Fe-S)-binding protein, with the protein MRIGLFATCLGDTLFPDAVKATAILLTRLGHDVVFPPDQTCCGQMHINTGYQREPVPLVRGFADGFGDASIEAVVMPSGSCAGSVRHQHRMVADRYGDAALRAGVDAVAAKTYELSELLVDVLGVTRVGAYFPHRVTYHPTCHSLRMLRVGDKPLRLLRAVEGIDLVELPGADSCCGFGGTFALKNAETSTAMLHDKTASIAATGAEVCTAGDSSCLMHIGGGLSRIRSGTRTLHLARILAATRTTPDVLTEATA; encoded by the coding sequence ATGCGCATCGGACTCTTCGCCACCTGTCTGGGAGACACGCTCTTCCCCGACGCGGTGAAGGCCACCGCGATCCTGCTCACGCGCCTGGGCCACGACGTGGTGTTCCCACCGGACCAGACCTGCTGCGGGCAGATGCACATCAACACCGGCTACCAGCGCGAACCGGTGCCCCTGGTGCGTGGCTTCGCGGACGGGTTCGGCGACGCCTCGATCGAGGCGGTCGTGATGCCCTCGGGCTCGTGCGCCGGTTCCGTCCGGCACCAGCACCGGATGGTCGCCGACCGCTACGGTGACGCCGCGCTCCGCGCCGGGGTGGACGCCGTCGCCGCGAAGACGTACGAGCTCTCCGAACTCCTCGTGGACGTCCTCGGCGTCACCCGGGTCGGCGCGTACTTCCCGCACCGGGTGACGTACCACCCCACCTGCCACTCCCTGCGGATGCTCCGGGTCGGCGACAAGCCCCTCCGGCTCCTGCGCGCGGTCGAGGGCATCGACCTCGTCGAGCTGCCGGGGGCCGACTCCTGCTGCGGATTCGGCGGCACCTTCGCGCTGAAGAACGCCGAGACGTCCACGGCGATGCTCCACGACAAGACGGCGAGCATCGCGGCCACCGGGGCGGAGGTGTGCACAGCGGGGGACTCCTCCTGCCTGATGCACATCGGCGGCGGGCTCTCCCGGATCAGGTCCGGGACCCGCACCCTGCACCTCGCCCGGATCCTGGCCGCGACCCGCACCACGCCCGACGTCCTGACGGAGGCCACCGCATGA
- a CDS encoding lactate utilization protein C — MTQARDTVLGRIRDALALAPTPAAVVPRDYRTGRTLPDAERLALFTDRLLDYRARVHPCTADRTAEGVGDLLREYGVRRIGVPAGLDARWLARYDGEVRQDDAAVPPSRLDELDAVVTASAAACAETGTIFLDGSPGQGRRALSLVPDLHLCVVDLSTVEVGVPEAVARLVPERPTTLISGPSATSDIELERVEGVHGPRTLVVVIRTDA, encoded by the coding sequence ATGACGCAGGCCCGCGACACCGTGCTGGGCCGGATCCGCGACGCCCTCGCGCTGGCCCCGACGCCCGCCGCCGTCGTCCCGCGCGACTACCGCACCGGCCGCACCCTGCCCGACGCGGAACGCCTCGCCCTGTTCACCGACCGGCTCCTCGACTACAGGGCGCGGGTGCACCCCTGTACGGCCGACCGCACCGCCGAGGGCGTCGGCGACCTCCTGAGGGAGTACGGCGTCCGCCGGATCGGGGTGCCCGCCGGGCTGGACGCGCGCTGGCTCGCCCGGTACGACGGCGAGGTGCGGCAGGACGACGCCGCCGTCCCGCCCTCACGACTGGACGAACTGGACGCGGTGGTGACGGCGTCGGCCGCCGCCTGTGCCGAGACCGGCACGATCTTCCTGGACGGCTCGCCCGGCCAGGGCCGCCGGGCGCTGTCCCTCGTCCCCGATCTGCACCTCTGCGTCGTTGACCTCTCCACCGTCGAGGTGGGTGTGCCCGAGGCGGTGGCGCGCCTGGTGCCCGAACGGCCGACGACGCTGATCAGCGGCCCGTCCGCCACTTCCGACATCGAGCTGGAGCGGGTGGAGGGCGTGCACGGTCCCCGGACCCTGGTGGTGGTGATCCGTACGGACGCGTAG